The segment ATTTCCGCCGCGCCTTCCGCGGCGATCGCGGCGGCCTCCTGCTGCGTTTCGCTATCCTCGGCGCCGAGGTAGGCCTCGATCACCTTCGGGTTCGACCTGATCTCGGCCGGCGTGCCCTCGGCTATTTCCTTGCCGAAGTTCAGCACCACGATCCGCCGCGATACGTCCATCACGAGTCCCATGTCATGTTCGATCAGCACGACGGCGGTGCCGAGCTGCGCAATCCGGTTCAGCAGTTCGAGCAGCTTCTCCTTCTCGCCGTGGTTGAGTCCTGCCGCAGGTTCGTCCAGCAGCAGCATCTTGGGCTCCCTGGCCAGCGCGCGGGCGATCTCCACCAGTCGCTGTTCGCCGTACGGCAGGTTCCGCACCTCCGAGGCGCGGTCGGAGATCACGCCGACGAAGTCGAGCCACTTGTGCGCCTCGTCTGTCGCCTGCTGTTCCGACCTGTGAAAGCGCGGGGTGTGCAGGATGGCGTCCAGCGCGCTTTGCTTGATTCGGACGTGCATGCCGGCCCGAACGTTGTCCAGCACAGTCAGCTCGCCGAACAGGCGCAGGTTCTGGAAGGTCCTGGCCACCCCGTACGAGGCGATGACGGCCGGCCGCTTACCGGTGATCCGGCGGCCGTCGAACGTCACTGTTCCGTGATTGGGCTTGTAGAACCCGGTGATGCAATTGAAGGCACTGGTCTTGCCTGCGCCGTTCGGCCCGATTACGGAGAGCACATCGCCAACGTAGACATTGAAGGACAGGTCACTGACCGCGCGCACACCGCCGAAGGCGACATGCATTCCGGATACCTCGAGCAGCGGGGTCCTGGTTTCTGTCGCAGCGCTCATCGCTCCAGCTCCTTCTCCCGCTGTTTGGTGCGTTTCTTCTCGATCTTCGATACGCGCTCGCTCACCTTCGAGGGCCAGATTCCCTGCGGACGGAACACCATCATCACGATCAGCACGATGCCGAAGATGAAGTACCGCCAGTTCTCCGCGCCACGCAACAGCTCGGGCAGCAGCGAAATGATCAGCGCACCGATCACGACGCCCGGGGTCGAGCCCATGCCGCCGAGAACGACGGCCATCAGGATCAGCGCCGACCACAGGAAGGTGAAGCTCATCGGCGAAATCGCGGTCTGGTGCGCCGCGAAGATCACGCCGGCGATGCCGCCGAAGATGGCTCCGCCGATGTACGCGGCGAACTTGATCCGGTAGGTGTGGATCCCCATCGCCTCGGCGGCGTCCTCATCCTCACGAACGAAGCGCCAGGCGCGGCCGATCCGGCTTCTGCCCAGCCTTGCAGAGGCAAGCACCGCCAATCCGACAATGATCACGGTGACGAAGTAGAGCGCGACATCCGGGCGCAGGCCGAACTCGCCGAAGCCCGGGATGCCGAAGATGCCGTTGGGCCCGCCGGTGAAATCCAGGTTGTTCGCCGTGATCCGGATGATCTCGCCGAAGCCAAGAGTCACGATTGCCAGATAGTCGCTGCGCAGCCGCAGGGTCGGTCCGCCGATGATCAGGCCTGCGACGACGGCCGCCACGATCACGGCTGGAATCGTCGCGATGATCGGCCAGCCCAGCACCGTGGAGAGGATGCCCGAGGTGTACGCCCCGATGGCGAAGAAGGCAGCGTAGCCGAGGTCGAGCAGGCCACAATACCCAACCACGATATTGAGCCCGACCGCGAGCATCACGAAGATCAGCGCGTCGGTCGAGATCCGGATCGTGTAGGACGAGGAACTGATGAATGGCACGGCAATGGCCAGGATCATAACTCCCCAGGCAAACCAGGGGCTGGCGATGAAGCGGGACGCAGCGGTCTGCCGGTGCACCCGGGTGCCACCGAAATCGCCTCCCGGCCCGGAAGAGCTGCCCGGTCCGCCCGGCGTCAGGCCGGTACCGACCCCGGCTTTGACCGAGCCGCCGCGCTCTTCCACCGCTTGTACGAACCCCGAGGCGTTCTGGTTATCGGTACCCATCAGACACGCTCCGTTACTTTCTCACCAAGTAGGCCGGTGGGTTTCACCGTCAGGAAGAGGATCAGGAAGCCGAAGGCGAAAACATCGCGCCATTCGCTGCCGAGGAAGGCGGTGCCGAACGATTCGAGCAGGCCGAGCACGACGCCGCCGAGCACCGCGCCGCGCACGTTGCCGATGCCGCCGATCACTGCCGCGGTGAATGCCTTCAGGCCGATCAGGAAGCCCATCAGGAAGTCGATCTTGCCGTAGTACGCGCCAGCCATCACACCGGCGGCGCCAGCCAGGGCGGAACCGATGAAGAAGGTGCGCGCGATCACCGAGTCGACGTTGATGCCCATGAACAGGCATGCCTTCGGGTCCTGCGAGATTGCACGCATCGCCCGCCCGGACCTGGACTTGTTGATCAGCAGGTCGAGGCCGACCATCAGCGCAACGGCGATCAGCATCATCACGATCTGGTTGATCGTGATCCGCGCGCCGAGGAAGTTCAGCGTGCTGCTTTCCAGCTGCACCGCGTACACCTTGGGATTCGGGCCGGCCCAGAGCGCGATGCCATATTCGAGCGCGAAGCTTGCACCGACCGCGGTTATCAGCACCGAGAGCCGTGGCGCGCCCCGAAGTGGCCGATATGCGACCCGTTCCAGCACCAGCCCGGCCGAGCCGGTCAGCGCCATAGCCATGATCATCACGATGACCAGGGTCAGCAGCGAACCACCACCGGCGAAGGCACCGCCACCGAAAGTGAGGATGGCGAACCCGGCGAAGGCGCCAAGCATGTAGATGTCGCCGTGAGCGAAGTTGAGCAATTTGATAATGCCGTACACCATCGAGTAGCCGAGGGCGACGAGCGCGTAGAACGAACCGACGAAGAGTCCGTTCAGGATTAGTTGAACCAGATGATCCATGTCACTCCTACGGCCGCTGACTTTCTCGAACGGCTCGTTTGGTCCCGGTGGAGGGCCCGGATCGTTTCTCGATCGGGCCCTCCCGGTAGGTGAATTACTTCTTCAGTACGAGCTTGTCGTCCTTGACAACGAGAATCTCGAAGCCGCCGGCTGACAGCGTGTGTTCCGGCGTGAACTTCAGCGGCCCGGAGAAGACTTCGAAGCCGTCGATGGCCTCGAGTGCCTTGGTGATGTCCTCACCCTTGGTCGACTTCGCGTTCTTGATCGCTTCCGCGGCAATCCGAACCGCGTCGTACGACTGGGTGGAGTACGGCCCTGGATCGGCGTTGAACTTCTTCTTGTAGTTGTCGACCCAGGCCTGGTCGCCGATGGTCTCGGGGGTCTGCGTCATGGTGGCAAGCACACCCTGAGCGTTGTCCTGACCGGCGATCTCGATCAGTTGCTTGTCCACGGACCCATCGGCGACCATGATCTTGCCGTCGTAACCGGCCTCGCGGAACTGCTTGATCAGTAGTCCGCCTTCCTGGTAGTAGCCGGTCCAGTAGACGAAGTCCGGCTTTGCCTTCACCGCTGAAGTGACGGCTGCGGAGTAGTCGGATTCGCCTGCGGTGATCGACTGCTTGTTCACGACCTTCGTGCTGCCGTCAGCTTCGATGCTCTCGGCGGTCTTGGTGGTGATGTCCTTCGAGTACGAGGTGTTGTCGTCGATCAGCGCAACCGACTTCGAGCCTTCGGCCTTGATTTCCTCGACAGCCCTTTCCGCCTGCTGAGAACCGGTGCCGTTGACCAGGAAGACGTTGGGCAGCTTCTGGTCGACCAGGTCGTTCGAATTAGCTGCTGGAATCAGCATCGGGATGCCGGCCTTGTCGAAGATCGATAGCGTCGGCAGGGTCGCACTGGAGCAGTAGCCGCCGACCGAGGCGGTAATACCCTCCGTGACCAGTTTCGAGGCGCCGGCCGCGGCGGTCTTCGGGTCGCAGGCTTCGTCCTCGACGATGAGTTCGAGCTGCCGGCCGTCGACGCCGCCCTTCTCGTTGATCTCATCGATCGCGAGTTGCGCGCCATTCTTCATATAGGGGCCGATCGCGGCCGATGAGCCCGAGGTCGGGGTGAGCATGCCGAGCTTGATCGGGCCCGAGTCGTCGGCTTCGCCGCCCGAGTCGGCGGTGAGGCCTCCGCCGCCACAGGCACTCAGCCCCAGGACCAGGGCAGCCGCAGCAGCCAGCTGCGTCATCCGTACGCTTCTTCTGAACATCATGGTGTACTCCGCTTCTTTGCAGGGGTATCGGACTTCATTTCAGGACTATCGACGCTCATTCGCGCCGATACAGCGCTGTGTGACATTGCACTAAGTTAACGCCGGTGACGTGCTGGTTCTAGTCTGAGTCGGTCTCTCGTAGTCAAAACTTAATAATTACGTGCGCCGCGAGGTACACACCGGGAACGACCTGTCACGGCATCGATCCATTACGAATCGACCCGTCACAGATCGGCCCGTCACAGCAGGAAGCCGGCCGGAAACGGATCCTCGGGATCGAGCATGTACTGCGCCGTCCCGGTGATCCAGGCCCGCCCGGTCACGGTCGGCACCACGGCATCGAAGGCGCCGACCGTGGTGCGGCCAACCAGCCGGCCGGTGAACTGGCTGCCGATGAACGATTCGTTGACGAAGTCCGTCTCCAGCTCGAGTTGACCCCGCGCGGCTAGTTGCGCCATCCGGGCGCTGGTCCCGGTGCCGCAAGGCGAACGGTCGAACCAGCCAGGATGAATCGCCATCGCATGCCTGGAATGCCGTGCCGTCGACCCCGGTGCCTCTAGATAGACGTGATGACATTCGTTGATCTCGGGATTCTCCGGATGCCGGACCGGATTCTGCTCGTTGATTGCGGCCATGATGCTTAAGCCCGCATCGAGCATCTGCCCCTTGTTTGCCCGATCGAAGCCGATGCCCAGGTCCTCGAGCTTGACGAAGGCGTAGAAGTTCCCGCCGTAGGCGATGTCGTAACCGACCGAACCGAATCCATCGACGTCTACCCGCTGGTCGAGCGTGTAGACGAACGAGGGCACGTTCCGGATAGTGACCGACTTCGCAGCGCCATTCTCGACCCGCACCCGGGCCTCGACCAGGCCGGCCGGGGTATCGAGCCGGATCAGCGTCTCCGGTTCCCGCACCTCGACCATCCCGGTCTCCACCAGCACGGTTGCCACGCCGATCGTTCCGTGGCCGCACATCGGCAGACATCCCGACACCTCGATGTACAGCACGCCGAAATCGGCGTCCGGCCTGGTTGGCGGCTGCAGGATCGCACCCGACATCGAGGAGTGGCCCCGGGGTTCGTACATCAGCAGCGTGCGAAGGTGATCAGAGTCGGCGAGGAAGTTCTGCCGCTTCTCGGACATCGACGCACCCGGCAAAACCCCGACACCGCCCGTGATCACCCGGGTGGGCATTCCTTCGGTGTGCGAATCCACCGCGTGATAAACGACTTGGGAGCGCATGGCAGGTTAGTTTAGCCCTGCGTCGATGCAGGCCTGAGTGGCCTCGCGGACGATCTTCTCGGTTTCGGCAGTCAGCGGCTGGCGAGGCGGGCGGCAGACACCGGCGAAGTGACCGATCATTTCCTGTCCAAGCTTGATCGCCTGGATGAATTCGGTCTTCGAATCCCAGCGCAGCACCGGATGCATCTGGCGGTACAGCGGCAAGGCCTTCTCCAGATCACCAGCTATCGCGGCATTGTAGAGTTCGATGCTTGCCTTCGGGAACACCTGCGGGTAGCCGGAGACCCAGCCCTTGGCGCCGGCTATGGCGACCTCGAGCACGGTGTCGTCGGTGCCGATCATCAGGTCGAGTTCGGGAGCGAGCTCGCTGACTTCGTAGCAGCGGCGTACATCTCCGGAGAACTCCTTGACCCCGACGATGAATCCCTCGTGCGCCAGCTTGGCGAGCAACTGCGGAGTCAGGTCGACCTTGGTGTCGATCGGGTTGTTGTAGGCGGTCACCGCAAGGCCGACGCTTGCGATCAGCTCGAAGTGCTGCAGGATCGACCGCTCGTCTGCACGGTAGGAGTTCGGCGGCAACGCCATCACGGCCTCGCAGCCGGCGTCCTTGGCGAACTGGGCGTGCCGCTTCGACTCGAGTCCACTGTAGGCGCCGACTCCCGGCATCACCGAGAACCCAGCCGGCGCTGCTTCGACGGCGGTCCGCACGACCCGGTCACGCTCTTCGACGGTCAAGGACTGGTACTCGCCGAGCGAGCCGTTGGGCGTCACGCCGTCGCAACCCTGTTCAGCTAGCCAGGCGATGTTGTTGGAATATGCGTCGAAGTTGACGCTGAAATCTTCGTTGAACGGCAGGCTCGTCGCTACCAGTACTCCGTGCCAGGGCTTCTTGTCCGCCACGCTATGCTCCTTCGGATAATCGGGTCTCAAGGCGGGAAAGCTGGGTTCACCTTCTCTCGCTTGTGCAATATTACATAACACTGTGCCAAAAGCGCCAGAAGTATTTTTACTCGGTTGCCGCCAGCGCTCCCAGCCGGACCGGCACCGCGACCGAACGCCCGGCAGCGGACGGCGTCATCGGCTCACCGTTGAGTTCGGCAGCCAGGCAGTCCGCAGCGAAACCGCAGATCCGGCCCTGGCACCACCCCATTCCGGCCCGGGTCAGCTGCTTGATCTGCCGGGAATCGCGGGCGCCGTGCGCTTCGCAGGCTGCCACCACGGCCGAATAGGGAACCTCTTCGCAGCGACAGATCGTGGTATCTGCCCGCAACGCCTGACTCCAGCCGGCCGGCACCGGATGTGCCGTATGCATGGCGACGGCGAACCGGCGCAGCCGCGCGATCTCTGCGCGGATCTGGCGCTCACGTCGCGTCGCCACCACCGGCGGCAGACCAAGGCTGCGGCACACGGCCTCGCCTGCCAGCTGACCCTCGCGCACCGCGAGCTGCGATCCGCCGACGCCGCACAGCTCACCGGCGGCGAAAACGACGGAAACACTGGTCATTTGCTCGGCATCCACACTGACAACCATCGAGCGGTCAATGTCGGCGCGCAGCTCACAGCCCAACGCCACGGCAAGGTCGAGCTGCGGGGTGAATCCCCAGCCGACGCCGACCGCATCGACCGCAACCCTCCGTCTGCCTCCCGGCCGGATAGCGCCGCCGCGGCTGAGCCGGGCCACCGTGACCGCCTCAACTCGATCGGTGCCATGCGCTTCGACGATCATTGTTTGCGACCGGTAGGGCACCCGGTGCCGGACGAAACTCGCGGCATAGTGCGCGCCTTCGATGAGCTTGGCCGGATTCGAGGCCAGCTCGCGCAGGTGACGACTCCAGTTAGTGACCGGCGCGGATTCGAAGACGCCGACGACGTCCGCACCGCGTTCGGCCAACCCCGCTGCGACCGGGAGCAGAAACGGCCCGGTTCCACCTATGGCGATCCGCGCTCCGGCGCTGACGGCGTTGGCCTTCAGCAGAGCCTGCAGGCCGCCGGCAGTCATCACGCCCGGCAGATCCCAGCCTGGAAACGGCAGCTGGCGATCGAAGGCGCCGGTGGCAAGGATGAGTCGGCGACTCAGAACGATCCGTTCGACATCGTTGCCCGGACCGGCCGAACGATCCACCATCCGGATACTGAGGATGCCGTCCCGGCTAATCGTCCAGACGTGATGGTTCTGGAAGAGCGCGAGCTGCCCGGTGGCTTCGGCGGCGCGCAGCGTCGCGCGCAACTGGTGGAAGGTGTCCAGGTCATGGTGCAGCGAGGCGGTTTCCCGTTCCGTCAATGGCATGGCGCGAGTCGCCTTTTCGTGATCGGCGCCATCCGCCGGTCCGTTGCTGGCGCCATCCGCCGGTCGTTCCGCTTCGTCGTCCCGTCGCGGCCCGCCCGCGTCCACCGGCGCGGGTTGCCGCCAGAACTGGCCGCCGAGCGCCGAGCCGGCGTCGATGAGGGCGATCCGCAAGCCACCCCGAACCGCGGTGGCCGCCGCGGCCAATCCGGCGGGACCGGCACCGATCACGGCAAGATCAAACGGCTTGGTCATCGCGGCCGGTTCCTTCCTGACTCTGCACAGACATCCCGTTGCGGGCCGGCACAAGGCAGGCGCGCTCATTCGGTTGGCCGTCAACGATCAGCAGGCAGTCGAAGCACACCCCGATGCCGCAGAAGAGTCCCCTGGGTTTCCCGGCATTCCGGGTTGAACGCCAGCTGACCGTGCCATCGGCCATCAACGCACCGCCAATTGTCTGACCGGGTCGGAACGGCACGTCCCTGTCGTCGAAGCTGAATGTAGTCACTGATTAGCCTCCTTGGCTTGGCCGGCTGTGATCGTCTGCGCGATTGCGGCAGCAGTTGGAGCGTCCGGAAGCAGCGGAGCCTCCGCCTGCGCCGTCGCGACAGCAGTCTCCGGATCGAACCGATCCGGTCGGAACGCCACATAATCAACTCCCGACTCCCGAGCGCTCTGCTGATGTGCACCACCGAGAATCTGCTGGGTAATCGCATACCCGGTTGCCGGAGCCAGGCCAATTCCGGCACCCTCGTGCCCACAGGCGTGATAAACGCCCGGCGTGCGGAGGTCGGCGCCGATAACGGGAAGGTGGTCCGGGCAATAGGGCCGGAATCCGTGGTAGACCCGCAACAGGTTGATCTGCGCGAGCATCGGGAACAGTGCTATTGCCTGCCGGGAGAGGGTAGCCACGATGTCGGCCCGAAGAGATGAGTCGAATCCCACCCGCTCCCGGCTGGCGCCGATCAGCACGGTGCCGCCCTGGGTTCCTTCGACCACGCATGATGTCTGCAACCCTGCTGTCGACGCGGCGACATTGGCGACGTAGTCCGCCGAATAGACCTTGTGGTTGACCACCTTCGGCAAGGGCTCGGTGATGAGCACGAACCCGCGCCTCGGCAACACCGGAACGGGAGCGCCCAGCGCCTCGGACACGGTACCGCCCCAGGTCCCGGCGGCATTGACGACAATGTCGGCAGCTATGTCGCCACGATTCGTGCGAACCGCGGCAACCGCGCCGGAGCCATCGGTCTTCACTCCGAGCATTTCAGTCGCACCGAGGTAGCGGACGCCGCGATTGCGGGCGGCAGCAAGCATCTGGTTCGCCGCCAGCACCGGCTGAACCTGCATGTCTTCGGGATAGAACACGCCGCCCGGCAGCTCGGGATTCAGATGCGGCTCGAGGTCGAGCATGCTGGTTCGCGGCTCGACGGCGATCCCGGCTCGGGACTGCGCCTGGGCGAATTCGTTCAGCGGATCGAGCGAGGCGGCAGAAGTCGCCACGACCAGGCCGCCCTTCTCTTCCAGCTCGATCGTTTCGCGGCCGAGTTCGGCGCCGATTTCGAGCCATAGCGAGCGACTGAGCTTCATCAGCTCGAGTTCGGCGCCCGCACCCTTGTCGGAGACCAGCAAGTTGCCCTCGCAGCGACTGGTCGTGCCGGAGCCAGGCTGCCCACGGTCGATCACCGTGACATCGAACCGTTCTTTCGACAAGTAATAGGCACAGGCGGCACCAATAATGCCGGCGCCGACGATGACGATCTTTGTCACCGAAACGTCCTCCTCATGCTGTGTCGCCGGTTCGAGTCCAGCGTGCTGAAAACCCGAGCGTAGTGCAATGTTACATAGCGCAGTTTCGATGTGAAACACTCATCGGGTACCTCATCATCGTCGATTTGAAGGAAGTACCCATGACAATCAACGGTCATTCACTCATCGCCGGTCAGTCAGTTCCCGGCACTGAGGGCTCGACGCAGGCGGTCGACCCCGCCACCGGCAAGTCGCTCGACCCCGGTTTTTCTTTCATCTCCGCCGACCAGCTTGATGCCGCGGCCGCCGCGGCCGCAGAAGCTTTCGACAGCTACCGAGCCACCACGCCCAAAGAACGCGCGGAGTTCCTGGAACGAATTGCCGACAACATCGAGGCCCGCGCGGAGCAGATCACCGAACGCGGCGTCGCCGAGACCGGCCTGCCAGCCGCCCGGCTCGAGGGCGAGCGCGGGCGCACCACCGGCCAACTGCGCCTCTTCGCCCAGACCGTCCGAGCCGGTGACCATCAGGAGGTTCGGGTGGACCCCGCTCAGCCGGATCGTCAGCCGGCCCCCCGCCCCGACATCCGTCAGCGCCAGATTCCGGTCGGGCCGGTTGCCGTTTTCGGTGCCTCGAACTTTCCGTTGGCGTTTTCAACCGCCGGTGGCGATACCGCATCCGCACTTGCCGCCGGGTGCCCCGTGATCGTCAAGGCTCATAACGCACATCCCGGCACGGCCGAACTCGTGGGCCAGGCGATAACGGAGGCAGTTCAGGCGAGCGGTCTGCCGGCCGGCACCTTCTCGCTGATCTATGGTTCCGGCAAGACCGTCGGCCAGGCACTGGTATCCGATCCGCGGATCAAGGCGGTCGGCTTCACCGGCTCACAGGCCGGCGGCACCGCGCTGATGAAAACCGCCGCCGCCAGACCGGAGCCGATTCCGGTGTATGCCGAGATGTCGTCGATCAATCCGGTCTTCCTGCTGTCCGGCGCGCTAGCCTCCGATGCCGAAAAACTTGGCGCGGATTTCGTCGGATCACTCACCATGGGGTCGGGCCAGTTCTGCACCAATCCCGGCCTGGTATTCGTGCCGAATGGCGCGGATGGCGACCGCTTCGTTTCCGCGGCAGTCTCAACCGTTGGAGTGACTGCGGGCCAGACCATGTTGACGCCCGGAATCGCCGCCGCTTGCGCAGCGGGGATCGATCGACTTGGCGGAATCAATGGTGTCTCACTGATTGCCGAAGGCACGCCGGGCGATACCGAGAACGCGCCAAGTCCAACCTTGTTCGAGACTGAGCTCGATGTGTTCGCCAACGAAATCGAACTACAGGAGGAGGTATTCGGCTCGGCGTCGCTCATCGTGCGCTACGACTCCGTGGACGAACTGGTGACCGCAGTTTCGGCGATCCAGGGCCAGCTCACCGCCACCCTGCACGTCACGGACCAGGATGCAGCCATCGCCGAGCGGCTACTGCCCGTGCTCGAACGTCGAGTCGGCCGCATCCTGTTCAATGGCTGGCCGACCGGAGTCGAGGTGAATCATGCCATGGTGCACGGCGGGCCTTTCCCCGCCACCTCTGATCCACGGACCACCTCCGTCGGCACGCTGGCAATCTATCGGTTCCAGCGTCCGGTCGCCTACCA is part of the Saxibacter everestensis genome and harbors:
- a CDS encoding ABC transporter ATP-binding protein, which encodes MSAATETRTPLLEVSGMHVAFGGVRAVSDLSFNVYVGDVLSVIGPNGAGKTSAFNCITGFYKPNHGTVTFDGRRITGKRPAVIASYGVARTFQNLRLFGELTVLDNVRAGMHVRIKQSALDAILHTPRFHRSEQQATDEAHKWLDFVGVISDRASEVRNLPYGEQRLVEIARALAREPKMLLLDEPAAGLNHGEKEKLLELLNRIAQLGTAVVLIEHDMGLVMDVSRRIVVLNFGKEIAEGTPAEIRSNPKVIEAYLGAEDSETQQEAAAIAAEGAAEMKEDS
- a CDS encoding branched-chain amino acid ABC transporter permease; this encodes MGTDNQNASGFVQAVEERGGSVKAGVGTGLTPGGPGSSSGPGGDFGGTRVHRQTAASRFIASPWFAWGVMILAIAVPFISSSSYTIRISTDALIFVMLAVGLNIVVGYCGLLDLGYAAFFAIGAYTSGILSTVLGWPIIATIPAVIVAAVVAGLIIGGPTLRLRSDYLAIVTLGFGEIIRITANNLDFTGGPNGIFGIPGFGEFGLRPDVALYFVTVIIVGLAVLASARLGRSRIGRAWRFVREDEDAAEAMGIHTYRIKFAAYIGGAIFGGIAGVIFAAHQTAISPMSFTFLWSALILMAVVLGGMGSTPGVVIGALIISLLPELLRGAENWRYFIFGIVLIVMMVFRPQGIWPSKVSERVSKIEKKRTKQREKELER
- a CDS encoding branched-chain amino acid ABC transporter permease; this encodes MDHLVQLILNGLFVGSFYALVALGYSMVYGIIKLLNFAHGDIYMLGAFAGFAILTFGGGAFAGGGSLLTLVIVMIMAMALTGSAGLVLERVAYRPLRGAPRLSVLITAVGASFALEYGIALWAGPNPKVYAVQLESSTLNFLGARITINQIVMMLIAVALMVGLDLLINKSRSGRAMRAISQDPKACLFMGINVDSVIARTFFIGSALAGAAGVMAGAYYGKIDFLMGFLIGLKAFTAAVIGGIGNVRGAVLGGVVLGLLESFGTAFLGSEWRDVFAFGFLILFLTVKPTGLLGEKVTERV
- a CDS encoding branched-chain amino acid ABC transporter substrate-binding protein produces the protein MTQLAAAAALVLGLSACGGGGLTADSGGEADDSGPIKLGMLTPTSGSSAAIGPYMKNGAQLAIDEINEKGGVDGRQLELIVEDEACDPKTAAAGASKLVTEGITASVGGYCSSATLPTLSIFDKAGIPMLIPAANSNDLVDQKLPNVFLVNGTGSQQAERAVEEIKAEGSKSVALIDDNTSYSKDITTKTAESIEADGSTKVVNKQSITAGESDYSAAVTSAVKAKPDFVYWTGYYQEGGLLIKQFREAGYDGKIMVADGSVDKQLIEIAGQDNAQGVLATMTQTPETIGDQAWVDNYKKKFNADPGPYSTQSYDAVRIAAEAIKNAKSTKGEDITKALEAIDGFEVFSGPLKFTPEHTLSAGGFEILVVKDDKLVLKK
- a CDS encoding proline racemase family protein — translated: MRSQVVYHAVDSHTEGMPTRVITGGVGVLPGASMSEKRQNFLADSDHLRTLLMYEPRGHSSMSGAILQPPTRPDADFGVLYIEVSGCLPMCGHGTIGVATVLVETGMVEVREPETLIRLDTPAGLVEARVRVENGAAKSVTIRNVPSFVYTLDQRVDVDGFGSVGYDIAYGGNFYAFVKLEDLGIGFDRANKGQMLDAGLSIMAAINEQNPVRHPENPEINECHHVYLEAPGSTARHSRHAMAIHPGWFDRSPCGTGTSARMAQLAARGQLELETDFVNESFIGSQFTGRLVGRTTVGAFDAVVPTVTGRAWITGTAQYMLDPEDPFPAGFLL
- a CDS encoding dihydrodipicolinate synthase family protein, which produces MADKKPWHGVLVATSLPFNEDFSVNFDAYSNNIAWLAEQGCDGVTPNGSLGEYQSLTVEERDRVVRTAVEAAPAGFSVMPGVGAYSGLESKRHAQFAKDAGCEAVMALPPNSYRADERSILQHFELIASVGLAVTAYNNPIDTKVDLTPQLLAKLAHEGFIVGVKEFSGDVRRCYEVSELAPELDLMIGTDDTVLEVAIAGAKGWVSGYPQVFPKASIELYNAAIAGDLEKALPLYRQMHPVLRWDSKTEFIQAIKLGQEMIGHFAGVCRPPRQPLTAETEKIVREATQACIDAGLN
- a CDS encoding NAD(P)/FAD-dependent oxidoreductase — encoded protein: MTKPFDLAVIGAGPAGLAAAATAVRGGLRIALIDAGSALGGQFWRQPAPVDAGGPRRDDEAERPADGASNGPADGADHEKATRAMPLTERETASLHHDLDTFHQLRATLRAAEATGQLALFQNHHVWTISRDGILSIRMVDRSAGPGNDVERIVLSRRLILATGAFDRQLPFPGWDLPGVMTAGGLQALLKANAVSAGARIAIGGTGPFLLPVAAGLAERGADVVGVFESAPVTNWSRHLRELASNPAKLIEGAHYAASFVRHRVPYRSQTMIVEAHGTDRVEAVTVARLSRGGAIRPGGRRRVAVDAVGVGWGFTPQLDLAVALGCELRADIDRSMVVSVDAEQMTSVSVVFAAGELCGVGGSQLAVREGQLAGEAVCRSLGLPPVVATRRERQIRAEIARLRRFAVAMHTAHPVPAGWSQALRADTTICRCEEVPYSAVVAACEAHGARDSRQIKQLTRAGMGWCQGRICGFAADCLAAELNGEPMTPSAAGRSVAVPVRLGALAATE
- a CDS encoding (2Fe-2S)-binding protein, giving the protein MTTFSFDDRDVPFRPGQTIGGALMADGTVSWRSTRNAGKPRGLFCGIGVCFDCLLIVDGQPNERACLVPARNGMSVQSQEGTGRDDQAV
- a CDS encoding NAD(P)/FAD-dependent oxidoreductase — its product is MTKIVIVGAGIIGAACAYYLSKERFDVTVIDRGQPGSGTTSRCEGNLLVSDKGAGAELELMKLSRSLWLEIGAELGRETIELEEKGGLVVATSAASLDPLNEFAQAQSRAGIAVEPRTSMLDLEPHLNPELPGGVFYPEDMQVQPVLAANQMLAAARNRGVRYLGATEMLGVKTDGSGAVAAVRTNRGDIAADIVVNAAGTWGGTVSEALGAPVPVLPRRGFVLITEPLPKVVNHKVYSADYVANVAASTAGLQTSCVVEGTQGGTVLIGASRERVGFDSSLRADIVATLSRQAIALFPMLAQINLLRVYHGFRPYCPDHLPVIGADLRTPGVYHACGHEGAGIGLAPATGYAITQQILGGAHQQSARESGVDYVAFRPDRFDPETAVATAQAEAPLLPDAPTAAAIAQTITAGQAKEANQ
- a CDS encoding aldehyde dehydrogenase (NADP(+)) → MTINGHSLIAGQSVPGTEGSTQAVDPATGKSLDPGFSFISADQLDAAAAAAAEAFDSYRATTPKERAEFLERIADNIEARAEQITERGVAETGLPAARLEGERGRTTGQLRLFAQTVRAGDHQEVRVDPAQPDRQPAPRPDIRQRQIPVGPVAVFGASNFPLAFSTAGGDTASALAAGCPVIVKAHNAHPGTAELVGQAITEAVQASGLPAGTFSLIYGSGKTVGQALVSDPRIKAVGFTGSQAGGTALMKTAAARPEPIPVYAEMSSINPVFLLSGALASDAEKLGADFVGSLTMGSGQFCTNPGLVFVPNGADGDRFVSAAVSTVGVTAGQTMLTPGIAAACAAGIDRLGGINGVSLIAEGTPGDTENAPSPTLFETELDVFANEIELQEEVFGSASLIVRYDSVDELVTAVSAIQGQLTATLHVTDQDAAIAERLLPVLERRVGRILFNGWPTGVEVNHAMVHGGPFPATSDPRTTSVGTLAIYRFQRPVAYQNMPASLMPPAVSDQNPWGLRRRVDGEPRQD